From a region of the Mycolicibacterium sp. MU0050 genome:
- a CDS encoding iron ABC transporter permease codes for MHKTGAAAVRRLPAGPLTALLGVLTAVSIVVSVAFGAEHIPIGDVWRTILGRFGGADVDAAYDVIIWDLRLPRSVLAATVGAGLALAGALMQALVRNPLAEPYLLGVSAGAAVGATAVITLGAFAGLGVWALSGGALLGAMIATLTVYTVARAQGGLTALRLILSGVVLSSAFMAMSSLLVFTAGDPHAAEGVMFWMLGSVAGATWAKVPLAATVVVVTLAAMIAIHSWLDAYAAGSDTATSLGVPVRGLRTTLFVIQGVLVGVLVAVSGGIGFVGLIVPHAARLVVGATHRAMLPVAVCGGALFLVWVDVISRVAAAPREMPLGILTGLIGAPIFLFLMGRRRYEFGNSS; via the coding sequence GTGCACAAGACGGGCGCTGCGGCGGTACGACGGCTCCCCGCCGGTCCGCTGACCGCGCTGCTCGGCGTCCTGACCGCCGTGAGCATCGTGGTCTCGGTGGCCTTCGGCGCCGAACACATCCCGATCGGTGACGTCTGGCGGACCATCCTCGGGCGGTTCGGGGGCGCCGACGTGGACGCCGCCTACGACGTGATCATCTGGGACCTGCGACTCCCCCGCTCGGTGCTGGCCGCGACGGTGGGCGCCGGGTTGGCCCTCGCGGGCGCGCTCATGCAGGCGTTGGTCCGCAACCCGCTGGCCGAGCCGTACCTGCTCGGGGTGTCGGCCGGGGCCGCCGTCGGGGCGACCGCGGTGATCACCCTCGGCGCGTTCGCCGGCCTGGGCGTCTGGGCACTGTCCGGCGGTGCGTTGCTGGGCGCGATGATCGCCACCCTCACCGTCTACACCGTGGCTCGGGCCCAAGGCGGGCTGACCGCGCTGCGGCTGATCCTCTCGGGCGTGGTGTTGTCGTCGGCGTTCATGGCGATGTCGTCGCTGCTGGTGTTCACCGCCGGCGATCCGCACGCCGCCGAGGGCGTGATGTTCTGGATGCTGGGCAGCGTCGCCGGGGCGACGTGGGCGAAGGTGCCGTTGGCGGCCACGGTGGTGGTGGTCACGCTCGCGGCGATGATCGCCATCCACTCCTGGCTCGACGCCTACGCCGCCGGCTCGGACACCGCCACCTCGCTGGGCGTTCCGGTGCGCGGGCTGCGCACCACGCTGTTCGTCATCCAGGGCGTGCTGGTGGGTGTGCTGGTCGCGGTCTCCGGGGGTATCGGGTTCGTGGGACTCATCGTCCCGCACGCCGCACGCCTGGTCGTCGGGGCCACGCATCGGGCGATGCTGCCCGTCGCGGTGTGCGGCGGGGCGCTGTTCCTGGTGTGGGTGGACGTGATCTCGCGGGTCGCGGCGGCCCCGCGGGAAATGCCGCTGGGCATCCTGACCGGGCTGATCGGCGCACCCATCTTCCTGTTCCTGATGGGGCGGCGGCGCTACGAGTTCGGGAACAGCTCGTGA
- a CDS encoding ABC transporter ATP-binding protein, with amino-acid sequence MSSVSAPVRAQGLRCCRGTRTIVSGVELDVPAGTRLAVVGPNGAGKSTLLRTLAGLDAPSAGAVEVAGRELGRMSARRRALTVAFVGQEERPSGELTVAEAVGLGRTPYRQPWSVAAAQDRGIIDAALASVGLGGWGSRACTQLSGGERHRVVLARALAQQTPVLVLDEPTNHLDAAWRLRFMQVLDELHCTVIAAMHDLDLVLRHFDAVAVVAEGGLLMHGPPAEVLNPELLRRVFEVAGDIVPHPDTGLPYLLLTHVDPASTD; translated from the coding sequence GTGAGCTCCGTGTCGGCGCCGGTGCGCGCGCAGGGGCTGCGGTGCTGCCGCGGCACCCGCACCATCGTCAGCGGGGTCGAGTTGGATGTCCCCGCCGGAACGCGGCTGGCCGTCGTCGGCCCCAACGGTGCGGGCAAGAGCACGCTGCTGCGCACGTTGGCGGGCCTCGACGCCCCGTCCGCCGGCGCGGTCGAGGTGGCCGGCCGGGAGCTGGGCCGGATGTCGGCGCGGCGCCGGGCGCTCACCGTCGCCTTCGTCGGGCAGGAGGAACGGCCGTCGGGGGAACTGACCGTGGCCGAGGCCGTCGGCCTGGGACGGACCCCGTACCGGCAGCCGTGGTCGGTGGCCGCGGCGCAGGACCGCGGCATCATCGACGCCGCGTTGGCTTCGGTGGGCCTGGGGGGTTGGGGAAGTCGGGCCTGCACCCAGCTTTCCGGCGGGGAACGGCACCGTGTGGTGCTGGCCCGCGCGCTGGCTCAGCAGACACCCGTGCTGGTCCTCGACGAACCCACCAACCACCTCGATGCGGCCTGGCGACTGCGGTTCATGCAGGTGCTCGACGAGTTGCACTGCACCGTCATCGCCGCGATGCACGACCTGGATCTGGTGCTGCGGCATTTCGACGCGGTCGCCGTCGTCGCCGAGGGTGGGTTGCTGATGCACGGACCGCCCGCCGAGGTGTTGAACCCCGAGTTGCTCCGGCGGGTCTTCGAAGTGGCGGGCGACATCGTCCCCCACCCCGACACCGGCCTCCCCTATCTCCTGCTCACCCACGTCGACCCGGCGTCCACCGATTGA
- a CDS encoding ABC transporter substrate-binding protein, which yields MIRTKPAAALAFSAILGLTGCSAEADTAATDTVTVTNCGVEVSFAQPLERLFVNDGGMIAIALAAGAREQMTAVSSLARDADVLRLVYGEQVDSLNEVAPAQPSLENIVGARPQVLYAGYNYGMGEARGITPEVLAQHGIDVYQLSEACRPVAGERVRGTMDPWVALDTDLRNIGIITGNAETGAQAADDIAARLESLRAAPQPEQKPTVFVFDSGSDTIFSSGAFGGPQGIIDAAGARNATEDVQDTWTAVSWERISIADPDLIAFVDYPGQSVEEKIAALRSNPASRNLKAVRENRFINFPYAMWVSSPLNIDAAETLRSVLERHDLAPASGTVPRLDVAALGLAGNDWLG from the coding sequence ATGATTCGCACCAAACCCGCTGCCGCTTTGGCCTTTTCGGCGATCCTAGGCCTGACCGGCTGCAGCGCCGAGGCCGACACCGCCGCCACGGACACGGTGACCGTCACCAACTGCGGCGTCGAGGTCAGCTTTGCACAGCCGCTGGAGCGACTGTTCGTCAACGACGGCGGCATGATCGCCATTGCGCTGGCCGCGGGCGCACGCGAGCAGATGACGGCGGTGAGTTCCCTGGCCCGCGACGCCGACGTTCTGCGCCTGGTGTACGGCGAGCAGGTCGACAGCCTCAACGAGGTCGCCCCCGCGCAGCCGTCGCTGGAGAACATCGTCGGCGCCCGCCCGCAGGTGCTCTACGCCGGCTACAACTACGGGATGGGCGAGGCGCGCGGCATCACACCAGAAGTATTGGCGCAGCATGGTATTGACGTATACCAGCTGTCGGAGGCGTGCCGGCCGGTGGCAGGAGAACGCGTCCGCGGCACCATGGACCCGTGGGTCGCCCTCGACACCGACCTCCGCAACATCGGGATCATCACCGGCAACGCCGAGACCGGCGCCCAGGCTGCCGACGACATCGCCGCACGGCTCGAAAGTCTGCGCGCCGCACCGCAACCGGAACAGAAGCCGACCGTCTTCGTGTTCGACAGCGGTAGCGACACCATCTTCTCCTCCGGGGCGTTCGGCGGTCCGCAGGGCATCATCGACGCGGCCGGGGCGCGCAATGCCACCGAGGACGTGCAGGACACCTGGACCGCCGTGAGCTGGGAACGCATCAGCATCGCCGACCCGGATCTGATCGCCTTCGTCGACTACCCGGGGCAGTCCGTCGAGGAGAAGATCGCGGCGCTGCGCAGCAATCCCGCCAGCCGAAACCTCAAGGCGGTCCGGGAGAACCGGTTCATCAACTTCCCCTACGCCATGTGGGTGTCCAGTCCGCTCAACATCGACGCCGCCGAGACGCTGCGCTCGGTGCTCGAGCGCCACGACCTGGCCCCGGCGTCCGGCACCGTGCCACGGTTGGACGTCGCTGCGCTGGGGCTGGCGGGCAACGACTGGCTGGGGTAG
- a CDS encoding glycoside hydrolase family 6 protein: MSSAAGAVARWMTPFLSLAVVLGLGFLAQPAQVGPAPQVRLTADGNPLAGQTFYVNPNSAAMRAAKSAGGSRELDYIANTPQAYWMDHRSTPSVDAKYIQTAQAAGTMPILALYGITNRDCGSYAAGGFGSAAAYQGWIDGVAGAIGSGPAAVILEPDALAMADCLSPAQRQERLDLIRYAVDRLTANPATAVYIDAGHSRWVSAESMAGMLNEVGVAKARGFSLNTANFFTTDEQIGYGDAISAMTGGKPYVIDTSRNGRGATDDELYWCNPAGRALGSAPTTATASPNVDAYLWVKRPGESDGACNGHPPAGTWDNSYALELARNAGI; encoded by the coding sequence ATGTCCTCAGCTGCCGGAGCAGTCGCTCGTTGGATGACCCCCTTCCTTTCCCTGGCGGTGGTGCTGGGCCTGGGATTCCTGGCGCAGCCGGCCCAGGTCGGTCCGGCGCCGCAGGTGCGCCTGACCGCCGACGGCAACCCGCTGGCCGGCCAGACCTTCTACGTGAACCCGAACTCGGCGGCCATGCGCGCCGCCAAGAGCGCCGGAGGTAGCCGCGAGCTCGACTACATCGCCAACACCCCGCAGGCGTACTGGATGGACCACAGGTCCACCCCGTCGGTGGACGCGAAGTACATCCAGACCGCCCAGGCCGCGGGCACCATGCCGATCCTGGCCCTCTACGGCATCACGAACCGGGACTGCGGCAGCTACGCCGCGGGCGGGTTCGGGTCGGCCGCGGCCTATCAGGGGTGGATCGACGGCGTCGCGGGCGCCATCGGCTCCGGCCCGGCGGCCGTCATCCTCGAACCCGACGCGCTCGCGATGGCCGACTGCCTCTCGCCCGCGCAACGCCAGGAGCGCCTCGACCTGATCCGTTACGCCGTGGACCGGCTCACCGCCAACCCGGCCACGGCCGTGTACATCGACGCCGGCCATTCGCGCTGGGTCAGCGCCGAGTCCATGGCGGGCATGCTCAACGAGGTCGGCGTGGCCAAGGCCCGCGGGTTCAGCCTCAACACCGCCAACTTCTTCACCACCGACGAGCAGATCGGGTACGGCGACGCCATCTCGGCGATGACGGGCGGGAAGCCATACGTGATCGACACCTCGCGCAACGGGCGCGGCGCCACCGACGACGAGCTGTACTGGTGCAACCCCGCCGGCCGGGCCCTGGGCTCCGCGCCGACCACGGCGACCGCCAGCCCGAACGTCGATGCCTACCTGTGGGTCAAGCGCCCCGGTGAGTCCGACGGCGCCTGCAACGGGCACCCCCCGGCCGGGACCTGGGACAACAGCTACGCCCTCGAGCTGGCCCGCAACGCGGGAATCTGA
- a CDS encoding fused (3R)-hydroxyacyl-ACP dehydratase subunits HadA/HadB, translating into MTAAAETSTLESRVGHYYKMDTPYLVGREKVREYARAVQDYHPAHWDVDAAAELGYSGLVAPLTFTSTPAMACNRRMFEEVVVGYDTYMQTEEVFEQHRPIVAGDELEIDVELTSVRKIAGRDLITVTNTFTDTAGERVHTLHTTVVGVTAEDVDPAIKGAVQRAMMHDMNILDIGDAEEGYQKTVRPEGEVRIAGPGDRPLATPSFEQVQVGDELPVHHTRLSRGDLVNYAGVAGDANPIHWDEQIAKLAGLPDVIAHGMLTMGLSTGFASTWHGDPGAVTRLAVRLSAPAIVPAAEGADIEFSGRVKSLDPETRSGVLLVGAKSAGRKIFGLATLGLRFS; encoded by the coding sequence ATGACCGCAGCAGCAGAAACGTCGACGCTCGAATCTCGGGTCGGCCATTACTACAAGATGGACACCCCCTACCTGGTGGGCCGCGAGAAGGTGCGTGAGTACGCCCGGGCGGTGCAGGACTATCACCCGGCGCACTGGGACGTCGACGCCGCCGCCGAGTTGGGCTACTCCGGGCTGGTCGCCCCGCTGACCTTCACCTCCACCCCGGCGATGGCCTGCAACCGGCGCATGTTCGAAGAGGTGGTCGTCGGTTACGACACCTACATGCAGACCGAGGAGGTCTTCGAGCAGCACCGCCCCATCGTCGCGGGCGACGAACTGGAGATCGACGTCGAGCTGACCTCCGTGCGCAAGATCGCCGGGCGCGACCTGATCACGGTCACCAACACGTTCACCGACACCGCCGGCGAGCGGGTGCACACCCTGCACACCACCGTCGTCGGCGTCACCGCCGAGGACGTCGATCCGGCCATCAAGGGCGCCGTGCAGCGGGCCATGATGCACGACATGAACATCCTCGACATCGGTGACGCCGAGGAGGGATACCAGAAGACGGTCCGCCCCGAGGGTGAGGTGCGCATCGCCGGTCCGGGTGACCGCCCCCTCGCCACGCCGTCCTTCGAGCAGGTGCAGGTCGGCGACGAGTTGCCGGTGCACCACACCCGACTGTCCCGCGGCGACCTGGTGAACTACGCCGGGGTGGCCGGCGACGCCAACCCGATCCACTGGGACGAGCAGATCGCCAAGCTCGCCGGACTGCCCGACGTGATCGCGCACGGAATGCTCACCATGGGCCTGAGCACCGGATTCGCCTCGACCTGGCACGGGGACCCGGGCGCGGTGACCCGCTTGGCGGTGCGACTGTCGGCGCCGGCGATCGTCCCGGCCGCCGAGGGTGCGGACATCGAATTCAGCGGCCGGGTCAAGTCGCTGGACCCGGAGACCCGCAGCGGCGTCCTGCTCGTCGGCGCGAAGTCGGCCGGCCGCAAGATCTTCGGCCTGGCGACGTTGGGTCTGCGGTTCAGCTGA
- a CDS encoding type II toxin-antitoxin system RelE/ParE family toxin, translating into MTRFVLSPAAQADLEEIWDYTHERWGAEQAVGYLREIQRGIERVIANPMIGRACDEVRAGYRKHAIGAHMLYYRIVGGDVIDVVRILHQRMDVDRHFD; encoded by the coding sequence GTGACGAGGTTCGTACTTTCCCCCGCTGCGCAAGCCGACCTGGAAGAGATCTGGGACTACACCCACGAGCGCTGGGGTGCAGAGCAAGCGGTCGGTTACCTGCGTGAGATCCAACGCGGTATCGAACGAGTCATCGCCAACCCGATGATCGGCCGAGCCTGCGACGAGGTTCGTGCCGGCTATCGGAAGCACGCCATTGGGGCGCACATGTTGTATTACCGGATCGTCGGTGGTGACGTGATCGACGTCGTACGGATTCTCCACCAACGGATGGATGTCGACCGCCACTTCGACTGA
- a CDS encoding type II toxin-antitoxin system ParD family antitoxin, with amino-acid sequence MGKNTSFSLDEHYSDFIDQEVASGRYRSASEVVRSALRLLEDRETRLRALRQSLVAGEQSGESTEFDFDEFIARKRNEESRGR; translated from the coding sequence ATGGGTAAGAACACCTCGTTCAGCCTCGATGAGCACTACAGCGACTTCATCGACCAGGAGGTCGCATCGGGCCGATACCGGTCTGCCAGCGAGGTGGTCCGTTCTGCCCTGCGGCTGCTCGAGGATCGGGAAACGCGTCTACGTGCCTTGCGCCAATCGCTGGTTGCAGGGGAGCAAAGCGGCGAATCCACTGAGTTCGACTTCGACGAGTTCATCGCGCGGAAGCGAAATGAAGAGTCCCGCGGCCGGTGA
- a CDS encoding cutinase family protein, whose translation MAAVPLAGLTAGTAVPAPTCADVHWIGAAGSGQRDGAGLTANGGMGDVVYQSYQQLRTGLAADGQTITAEAVEYPAAPVPVDGGIGGWMDFMDSVEDGTDATAEQLEAFTEKCPDTKVVLAGYSQGAMVIHRHLHDLGDDPRVAAALLVADGDRLPADTTINMGSTAVLPSVGKGVAQEHSFLASTDTSPLPVAIGARTVSVCDVGDPVCDYDPDQEALSPSAIAIHTAYAPATSGVHAWGTPLYQLVSSAVAASQGSTVSTAHGA comes from the coding sequence GTGGCCGCGGTGCCGCTGGCCGGGCTGACCGCCGGGACCGCCGTACCTGCCCCCACCTGCGCCGATGTGCACTGGATCGGCGCCGCGGGCTCGGGTCAGCGCGACGGCGCGGGTCTGACCGCCAACGGCGGAATGGGTGACGTCGTCTACCAGTCCTACCAGCAACTGCGGACCGGTCTGGCGGCCGACGGGCAGACCATCACCGCCGAAGCCGTCGAGTACCCGGCCGCGCCCGTACCCGTCGACGGTGGGATCGGCGGTTGGATGGACTTCATGGACAGCGTCGAGGACGGCACCGACGCCACCGCCGAGCAACTCGAGGCCTTCACCGAGAAATGCCCCGACACCAAGGTGGTCCTGGCGGGCTACTCACAGGGTGCGATGGTGATCCACCGCCATCTGCACGACCTGGGCGACGACCCGCGGGTGGCCGCGGCCCTGTTGGTCGCCGACGGCGATCGGCTGCCCGCCGACACCACCATCAACATGGGGTCCACGGCGGTGCTGCCCAGCGTGGGTAAGGGTGTGGCGCAAGAGCATTCGTTCCTGGCGTCGACGGACACCTCGCCACTACCGGTGGCGATCGGCGCCCGCACCGTCAGCGTCTGCGACGTCGGCGACCCGGTGTGCGATTACGACCCCGATCAGGAGGCGCTGTCGCCGTCGGCCATCGCGATCCACACCGCCTATGCACCGGCCACCAGCGGCGTGCACGCCTGGGGAACGCCGCTGTACCAGCTGGTCAGCAGCGCCGTCGCGGCGTCGCAAGGGTCGACGGTGAGCACCGCCCACGGAGCGTGA
- a CDS encoding TetR/AcrR family transcriptional regulator produces the protein MARRRGWVGDPPSNDEEAAQRIVDAAVKLIAQRGGAVSIADVAAEIGVIRQTVYRYFPTADALMKAAAFASVDEFFDQLAAAVQGIPDPADAMVEGVLFTLEEVARNPHLGTLLSQSSGGTHTSDVASPTSQGFGLRMLARFDVDWAHYGYDEPAKRDLVEFTLRVILSFFVAPNDAARSREELRRFLRDWLGSAILAQQHRR, from the coding sequence GTGGCGCGTAGACGCGGCTGGGTCGGGGATCCGCCGAGCAACGACGAAGAGGCCGCCCAGCGGATCGTCGACGCGGCGGTCAAGTTGATCGCACAACGCGGCGGGGCCGTCAGCATCGCCGACGTCGCCGCCGAGATCGGCGTGATCCGCCAGACCGTCTACCGCTACTTCCCGACCGCCGACGCCCTGATGAAGGCGGCGGCGTTCGCCTCCGTCGATGAGTTCTTCGATCAGCTCGCCGCCGCCGTGCAAGGCATTCCCGACCCGGCCGACGCCATGGTCGAAGGGGTGCTCTTCACGCTGGAGGAGGTGGCCCGCAACCCGCACCTGGGCACGCTGCTCTCGCAATCCTCCGGCGGTACCCACACCAGCGACGTCGCCTCGCCGACCTCCCAGGGCTTCGGCCTGCGGATGCTCGCGCGCTTCGACGTGGACTGGGCGCACTACGGCTACGACGAGCCCGCGAAGCGTGACCTGGTCGAATTCACCCTGCGGGTGATCCTGTCCTTCTTCGTCGCACCCAACGACGCCGCCCGCAGCCGCGAGGAACTGCGGCGGTTCCTGCGGGACTGGCTGGGCAGCGCGATACTGGCCCAGCAGCACCGCCGGTGA
- a CDS encoding metal-dependent hydrolase, giving the protein MTDLIVRKMRFAFASHPVPFLWNEANPAFSGMANAVSFLAIGFEKMIGRMITEAMPLIKDPAIAEEADAFVRQEGQHAMAHRQHAKALIKSHPQLQDTFDKVIAAYDDLTANTPLKYRLAYTADLEATFTPVFKLMLDHDDTLFAAGDDRVASLFLWHFVEEVEHRSSALLIYDEVVDDPWYRMRVAPSVFKHVWSVIQMACDDFNSYVPVEDRKVDAISTFGMQRRKKALLQKLPFLEVPDDGPFGNAFGHLPIREQLAAVVGVIRSQIPGHDPAHEKLPALAQVWFDRYDAGYDVTRWYTADAQDKVEWKQAADV; this is encoded by the coding sequence ATGACGGATCTGATCGTCCGCAAGATGCGGTTCGCGTTCGCGAGCCACCCGGTGCCGTTTCTGTGGAACGAGGCCAATCCCGCGTTCTCGGGCATGGCCAACGCGGTGTCCTTCCTGGCCATCGGCTTCGAGAAGATGATCGGCCGGATGATCACCGAGGCCATGCCGCTGATCAAGGACCCGGCCATCGCCGAGGAGGCCGACGCGTTCGTGCGCCAGGAGGGCCAGCACGCGATGGCGCACCGCCAGCACGCCAAGGCGCTGATCAAGTCCCATCCGCAGCTCCAGGACACCTTCGACAAGGTGATCGCGGCGTACGACGACTTGACCGCCAACACGCCGCTGAAGTACCGGCTGGCCTACACCGCGGACCTGGAGGCCACCTTCACCCCGGTGTTCAAGCTGATGCTCGACCACGACGACACGTTGTTCGCCGCCGGCGACGACAGGGTGGCCTCGCTGTTCCTGTGGCATTTCGTCGAGGAGGTCGAGCACCGCAGTTCCGCGCTGCTGATCTACGACGAGGTCGTCGACGACCCGTGGTACCGGATGCGGGTGGCGCCGTCGGTCTTCAAGCACGTGTGGTCGGTCATCCAGATGGCCTGCGACGACTTCAACTCCTACGTCCCGGTCGAGGACCGGAAGGTCGACGCGATCTCCACCTTCGGCATGCAGCGCCGCAAGAAGGCGTTGCTGCAGAAGCTCCCGTTCCTCGAGGTCCCCGACGACGGCCCGTTCGGAAATGCGTTCGGACATCTGCCGATCCGGGAACAGCTGGCCGCGGTCGTCGGGGTGATTCGCAGTCAGATCCCGGGGCACGACCCCGCGCACGAAAAGCTGCCGGCGCTGGCCCAGGTCTGGTTCGATCGCTACGACGCCGGCTACGACGTCACCCGGTGGTACACCGCCGATGCCCAGGACAAGGTCGAGTGGAAGCAGGCCGCTGATGTCTGA
- a CDS encoding PIG-L deacetylase family protein — MSLSDDRPAPALQPVREDWDSALCVVAHPDDMEFGAAAAVARWTRQGKRIVYCMVTSGEAGIDGLHPAQCGPEREAEQVESARIVGVDVVDFLRQPDGVLEYGVPLRRVIAAEVRRHRPDIVITNNFREGWGGRALNQADHIATGKATLDAVRDAGNRWIFADQLTGDLEPWDAVLEVWAAGSPDAGHGVDITETFELGVDSLRAHHAYIEGLGWEHFDPAEFLGQASRQAGERMGVEHATTFEVFSMGWGD; from the coding sequence ATGTCTCTCAGTGATGATCGTCCGGCGCCCGCTCTGCAACCCGTCCGCGAGGATTGGGACAGCGCGCTGTGCGTGGTCGCCCACCCCGACGACATGGAATTCGGCGCCGCGGCGGCCGTGGCGCGCTGGACCCGGCAGGGCAAGCGCATCGTCTACTGCATGGTGACCAGCGGGGAGGCCGGCATCGACGGGCTGCACCCAGCCCAATGCGGCCCGGAGCGGGAGGCCGAGCAGGTGGAATCCGCCCGGATCGTCGGCGTGGACGTGGTGGACTTCCTCCGGCAACCCGACGGCGTCCTGGAATATGGTGTGCCGCTGCGCCGGGTGATCGCCGCAGAGGTACGGCGGCACCGCCCCGACATCGTCATCACCAACAACTTCCGCGAGGGCTGGGGTGGCCGCGCGCTGAACCAGGCCGACCACATCGCCACCGGGAAGGCCACGCTGGATGCGGTCCGCGACGCCGGCAACCGATGGATCTTCGCCGATCAGCTCACCGGCGACCTGGAGCCGTGGGACGCCGTGTTGGAGGTCTGGGCGGCCGGTTCCCCGGACGCCGGGCACGGCGTGGACATCACCGAAACCTTTGAGCTGGGCGTGGATTCGTTGCGGGCGCACCACGCCTACATCGAGGGTCTGGGCTGGGAGCACTTCGATCCCGCGGAATTCCTCGGGCAGGCGTCCCGGCAGGCGGGGGAACGGATGGGCGTGGAGCACGCGACGACGTTCGAGGTGTTCTCGATGGGCTGGGGTGACTGA
- a CDS encoding MerR family transcriptional regulator codes for MATRLSIGEFATVTHLSVRTLRRYHDSGLLEPAWVDEFSGYRYYSVEQIATAQVIHRLRELDVPLAEIRAILATDDPQQRAEVIAGHLRRAEAELERARDSVASLRRLLRPEPADIRVELRSIPSRKVAQISARVRLEDSLRWFSSALDELDAEFPTSERLGPPGGLYDNELFSHGAGRMTVFRPVRDPRRVGRIGIADLPPAELAVVVHPGPHDGLDVTYGRLGAWIVNHALAVDGPVHETYLVGPRDTPDAAQWRTEIGWPVFRLAGTAEGALPSSGAPPTA; via the coding sequence ATGGCGACCCGATTGAGCATCGGCGAGTTCGCGACGGTGACACACCTGAGCGTTCGGACACTACGCCGGTATCACGACTCCGGACTGTTGGAACCGGCCTGGGTCGACGAGTTCAGCGGCTACCGCTACTACTCCGTGGAGCAGATCGCGACGGCGCAGGTGATACACCGGCTCCGCGAACTCGACGTGCCGTTGGCCGAGATCCGCGCGATCCTGGCGACCGACGACCCGCAGCAGCGCGCCGAGGTGATCGCGGGGCATCTACGCCGCGCCGAAGCCGAACTGGAGCGGGCCCGCGACTCCGTCGCCTCGCTACGCCGGTTGCTGCGGCCGGAACCCGCCGACATCCGCGTCGAGCTGCGGTCGATCCCGTCGCGCAAGGTCGCGCAGATCAGCGCGCGGGTACGGCTCGAGGATTCGCTGCGGTGGTTCTCGTCGGCGCTGGACGAATTGGATGCCGAGTTCCCCACGTCGGAACGGCTCGGCCCGCCGGGCGGGCTGTACGACAACGAGTTGTTCAGCCACGGCGCCGGGCGAATGACCGTGTTCCGGCCGGTGCGCGATCCCCGCCGGGTCGGCCGCATCGGGATCGCCGACCTGCCACCGGCCGAACTCGCGGTCGTCGTCCACCCGGGCCCCCACGACGGCCTCGACGTCACCTATGGGCGGCTCGGGGCGTGGATTGTCAACCACGCGTTGGCGGTCGACGGCCCCGTCCATGAGACCTACCTGGTGGGACCACGCGACACCCCGGACGCGGCACAGTGGCGAACCGAGATCGGCTGGCCGGTCTTTCGCCTGGCCGGGACCGCCGAGGGAGCACTCCCGTCGAGTGGTGCGCCGCCGACCGCGTAG
- a CDS encoding nuclear transport factor 2 family protein, with protein sequence MTIDKTTVQVPGAALPPVITAYLAAQLARDATSALAAFTADAVVTDEGRTYRGRQQIAAWLGRAASEYTYTTEFTGSTQNGPESYDVTAHLEGDFPGGVADLHFRFVLDGALIARLVIEP encoded by the coding sequence ATGACCATCGACAAGACCACGGTTCAGGTTCCGGGGGCCGCGTTGCCGCCCGTGATTACTGCTTACTTGGCCGCCCAGTTGGCCCGCGACGCGACGAGTGCGCTCGCCGCTTTCACCGCCGACGCCGTCGTCACCGACGAGGGCCGGACCTACCGCGGACGACAGCAGATCGCGGCCTGGCTGGGTAGAGCGGCCAGCGAATACACCTACACCACCGAGTTCACCGGCTCCACCCAGAACGGCCCGGAAAGCTACGACGTCACCGCCCACCTGGAGGGCGACTTCCCCGGCGGAGTGGCCGATTTGCACTTCCGGTTCGTTCTCGACGGCGCGCTCATCGCCCGCTTGGTGATCGAACCCTGA